In a genomic window of Flavobacterium lipolyticum:
- a CDS encoding T9SS type A sorting domain-containing protein: protein MKTKLLLLFLLCTITEMNAQQKIYDFTSYPWNFKKFNDKIIFEASEENIGREIWQSDGTASNTKLLKDIYSGPESSSAGSFRKGSTVLNNNFYFIARDVSSSGEIWKTDGTTAGTVKVTNFLNGRALNLTTVGNAIFFLVQLDIYTSQVWKTDGTKEGTVLLKDNLIAWNGTSFQGKCNNNFIFTISPAGGVDSVVWRSDGTSEGTYPITAPIDGNGSDPRGTHGLTQYIEHNNKLYFVSRYFLYETDGTLENTKIIGNVWNAQRNLVQYSTVIEVNNNLYFMFFSAELYKLSIWKFDSVNRNVTEIYSKNSLKYFSPSNFAKNDNSLLFSSPNENGGTSLVSLNLANYTESNLGELSNGIPKPSFIYSEKDTSTIFKFNNDEYFIASVDKDWFTKGYILDLKLNKLQYSSALDNVLNVVSYGDNLYYSKDNKLWKYSNNLSIPLIESGSSLVFYPNPATDFVNIQDEYKNDVENVQIFDLNGKVVSGKTDFANDKIDVSRLNQGTYILKAKVKGTVISKKIIKN from the coding sequence ATGAAAACAAAATTACTTTTACTTTTTTTACTTTGTACAATTACCGAAATGAATGCTCAACAGAAAATCTATGATTTTACGAGCTATCCGTGGAATTTTAAGAAATTTAATGATAAGATTATATTTGAAGCCAGTGAAGAGAATATCGGTCGTGAAATATGGCAAAGTGATGGAACTGCTTCAAATACAAAATTATTAAAAGATATATATTCAGGCCCTGAATCTTCAAGCGCTGGCTCGTTTAGGAAAGGTAGTACAGTTCTAAATAATAATTTTTATTTTATAGCAAGAGACGTAAGTTCTTCTGGAGAAATATGGAAAACAGATGGAACTACTGCTGGTACTGTGAAAGTGACAAATTTTCTTAATGGAAGAGCTTTGAATCTTACAACAGTTGGAAATGCTATTTTCTTTTTAGTACAATTAGATATTTATACCTCGCAAGTTTGGAAAACAGATGGAACAAAAGAAGGAACCGTACTGCTTAAAGATAATTTGATTGCCTGGAATGGGACAAGTTTTCAAGGGAAATGTAATAACAATTTTATCTTTACGATTTCACCTGCCGGAGGTGTTGATTCAGTGGTGTGGAGAAGTGACGGAACTTCTGAAGGAACATACCCTATTACAGCTCCAATTGATGGGAATGGATCAGATCCTAGAGGAACACATGGTTTAACACAATATATAGAACATAATAATAAGTTGTATTTCGTTAGTAGATATTTTCTGTACGAAACAGATGGAACTCTCGAAAATACAAAAATTATAGGAAATGTTTGGAATGCACAACGGAATCTGGTACAATACAGCACTGTTATTGAAGTAAACAATAATTTATACTTTATGTTTTTTTCTGCTGAGCTGTATAAACTGTCGATATGGAAATTTGATTCAGTAAATAGAAATGTAACCGAAATATATAGTAAAAATAGTCTCAAGTATTTCTCTCCTTCAAATTTTGCTAAAAATGATAATTCGTTGCTTTTTTCGTCACCAAATGAGAACGGAGGTACATCTTTAGTATCATTAAACCTTGCTAATTACACAGAGTCAAATTTAGGGGAATTATCAAATGGTATACCCAAACCTTCCTTTATCTATTCGGAGAAGGATACTTCTACTATTTTTAAATTTAATAATGATGAATATTTTATAGCTTCAGTAGATAAAGATTGGTTTACGAAAGGGTATATTTTAGATTTGAAATTAAACAAACTTCAGTATAGTAGTGCATTAGATAATGTATTGAATGTTGTTTCTTATGGAGACAATCTATACTATTCAAAAGATAACAAATTATGGAAATACTCTAATAACTTAAGTATTCCATTAATAGAAAGTGGGTCATCTCTGGTATTTTATCCAAATCCCGCAACTGACTTTGTAAACATACAGGATGAATATAAAAATGATGTTGAAAATGTTCAGATTTTTGATTTAAATGGAAAGGTAGTAAGCGGTAAAACTGATTTTGCTAATGATAAAATAGACGTGTCTAGGTTAAATCAGGGAACTTATATTTTGAAGGCTAAGGTTAAAGGAACTGTAATTTCAAAAAAAATAATAAAAAATTAA
- a CDS encoding REP-associated tyrosine transposase, giving the protein MSRKYKFREKIGAYFISFATVYWIDVFTREEYFGNIIESLDYSRKHKAMEIYGYCIMPSHIHLIFRSGDADPSGLIRDFKGFTSKKMLRTIEEHPQESRKEWMLWMFERAGKKNSNIKFRQFWQQNNNPIEIWSLKVFEQKLNYIHQNPVEAGFVTNPVDWKYSSARNYGDNDQTILLIDIN; this is encoded by the coding sequence ATGAGCAGAAAATATAAGTTTAGAGAAAAAATAGGAGCATACTTTATAAGTTTTGCTACCGTTTATTGGATAGACGTATTTACTAGAGAGGAATATTTTGGAAATATCATTGAATCATTAGATTACTCCCGCAAACATAAAGCTATGGAAATATACGGTTATTGTATTATGCCGAGTCATATCCATTTGATTTTTAGATCTGGAGATGCAGATCCTTCAGGATTGATAAGAGATTTTAAAGGATTCACATCCAAAAAAATGCTGAGAACAATCGAAGAACACCCACAAGAGAGTAGAAAAGAATGGATGTTGTGGATGTTTGAGAGAGCTGGAAAGAAAAACAGCAATATCAAATTCAGACAGTTTTGGCAGCAAAACAATAATCCTATCGAAATCTGGTCATTAAAAGTCTTTGAGCAAAAGCTAAACTATATTCATCAAAATCCAGTTGAAGCAGGTTTTGTTACTAATCCTGTAGATTGGAAATACAGTTCTGCCAGAAATTATGGCGATAACGATCAAACTATTTTACTAATTGATATAAATTAA
- a CDS encoding flagellar motor protein MotB gives MKEKLAIVMLLTLFSIRASAQSEKLYQTDKVSDKYAYVDVMKTYERVAAKGYKSVDLFQKLGNSSYAKCNLDKAAKWYRELFALTTDLEPEYYYRYAESLRSISLYQEADDLIAKLKTKVPVKKKA, from the coding sequence ATGAAAGAAAAACTAGCTATTGTAATGCTATTGACTTTGTTTTCTATTCGTGCCTCCGCTCAAAGCGAAAAATTATATCAAACCGATAAAGTAAGCGATAAATATGCCTATGTTGATGTGATGAAAACCTACGAAAGGGTTGCAGCAAAAGGCTATAAATCTGTTGATTTATTTCAAAAATTAGGAAACTCCTCTTACGCCAAATGTAATTTGGACAAAGCAGCCAAATGGTACCGCGAACTTTTCGCCCTCACCACCGATTTAGAACCTGAGTATTATTACCGCTATGCAGAATCATTGCGATCGATTTCTCTATATCAGGAGGCAGATGATCTTATAGCAAAATTAAAAACAAAAGTTCCGGTAAAAAAGAAAGCTTAA
- a CDS encoding type ISP restriction/modification enzyme, translating to MRMEDYLNKINNLRLVENRVGLPVNAELEELILKTALENSQSYFTLEMLFQKADNTSVTLNPETFQFIANCCGLLFMDEKETGNVCFAHSPELRPEFKQSFTAIDVLDLSYAILHSSLYSEDLKVGELKIPIPQDVAVFWKLVKIGKGLRGKEK from the coding sequence ATGAGAATGGAAGACTATTTAAATAAAATAAATAATTTACGTCTTGTAGAAAATAGAGTTGGGCTTCCTGTTAATGCTGAGTTGGAAGAGCTTATTTTAAAAACAGCGTTAGAGAACAGTCAAAGCTATTTTACGCTGGAGATGCTTTTTCAAAAAGCAGACAATACTAGTGTGACATTAAATCCCGAAACTTTTCAATTTATTGCCAATTGTTGCGGTTTGCTGTTTATGGATGAGAAAGAAACCGGAAATGTTTGTTTTGCGCACAGTCCGGAATTACGACCTGAGTTTAAACAAAGCTTTACGGCAATTGATGTTTTAGATTTAAGTTATGCTATTTTGCATTCGTCACTTTATAGCGAAGATTTAAAAGTAGGCGAACTAAAAATTCCTATACCACAAGATGTTGCTGTATTTTGGAAACTAGTTAAAATAGGGAAGGGATTACGAGGGAAAGAAAAGTAA
- a CDS encoding T9SS type A sorting domain-containing protein: protein MTNLTKVGLVVAVFLTTIFTYAFDGKGDYILNIKTGNGKVVSFTLNSVEKSVFTIYDENNNLVYTGETASNQLETSKTLSLEAYPAGTYILEVKENGKVAKHEITVSAKKSKTVKMDESVNKSPAFRR, encoded by the coding sequence ATGACAAATTTAACGAAGGTGGGCTTAGTTGTTGCCGTATTTTTAACAACAATTTTTACGTATGCATTTGATGGAAAAGGGGATTATATTTTGAATATAAAAACCGGAAATGGAAAAGTAGTTAGTTTTACTTTAAACTCTGTTGAGAAATCAGTTTTTACTATCTATGACGAAAACAATAATTTGGTTTACACAGGAGAAACTGCTTCAAACCAGTTAGAAACGTCAAAAACTTTAAGTTTAGAGGCATATCCTGCCGGAACTTACATCCTGGAAGTAAAAGAAAATGGTAAAGTTGCTAAACATGAAATTACGGTTTCTGCTAAGAAATCAAAAACTGTAAAGATGGACGAATCAGTGAATAAAAGCCCTGCTTTCCGTCGCTAA
- a CDS encoding T9SS type A sorting domain-containing protein yields MKKILKLSLVCAVLFTGMSTYAIDGNEDFNLHVLKANGKLIAFALNKVQKANLTIYDKDGSLLYTENASGKDGILRTFNLEELPAGTYFLEVEDNIKKVRHEITITEATTVLSRKAISSSYKAGFSAKKTSVAAR; encoded by the coding sequence ATGAAAAAGATTTTAAAATTAAGTTTAGTATGTGCAGTACTTTTCACTGGAATGAGTACATATGCAATTGACGGGAATGAAGATTTTAATCTTCATGTATTAAAAGCCAACGGAAAGCTAATTGCATTTGCCCTTAACAAAGTGCAAAAAGCAAACCTGACAATTTATGATAAAGACGGTAGCTTACTTTATACTGAAAATGCATCAGGTAAAGATGGAATTTTGAGAACTTTTAATCTGGAAGAACTCCCAGCAGGAACCTACTTTCTGGAAGTTGAGGATAACATCAAAAAAGTAAGACATGAAATTACTATTACTGAAGCTACTACGGTACTTTCAAGAAAAGCAATTTCATCGAGTTATAAAGCAGGTTTTTCTGCTAAAAAAACAAGTGTCGCTGCACGTTAA
- a CDS encoding T9SS type A sorting domain-containing protein, translated as MKNILKLSLVCAALFSGISTYAIDENGNNNLNLHVLKGNGKLITFALNQVQKASLSIYDQNGSLIYTENASGKEGILRTFSLEEFPEGTYFLEVEDSVKKIRHEITITDDKSILSAKAISSTYKADFSAQNSNVAVR; from the coding sequence ATGAAAAACATTTTAAAATTAAGTTTAGTTTGTGCGGCACTCTTTTCAGGAATAAGCACTTATGCAATTGATGAAAATGGTAACAACAATCTTAACCTTCACGTATTAAAGGGTAATGGAAAGCTAATTACGTTTGCTCTAAACCAGGTGCAAAAAGCCAGTTTGAGTATTTATGATCAAAACGGTTCATTAATCTACACTGAAAATGCTTCAGGTAAAGAAGGAATTTTAAGAACCTTTAGTTTAGAAGAATTTCCGGAAGGAACCTATTTTTTAGAAGTAGAAGACAGCGTTAAAAAGATTAGACATGAAATTACAATTACAGATGACAAATCAATATTATCTGCAAAAGCAATTTCATCGACCTATAAAGCAGATTTCTCTGCTCAAAATTCAAACGTAGCAGTACGTTAA
- a CDS encoding AraC family transcriptional regulator codes for MKTIAPALEVISNSYGSSFTYTKHAEKTNSKAHLWHYHPEIELVYINGGAGKRQIGSHVSYYTNGSLLLIGANLPHCGFTNEMTGNTDETVIHIKPEFLGNDFFVAPEMKKVRNVLNQSKGGIAFGGETKKNVGKRIEMMENQLPFERLLTLLSILDELDSSEEYTVLNADGFSLELQTQDNDRMNVIFNYVKDHFQESIAIDEVSNLISMTTPSFCRYFKKISNKTFTEFVNEYRLVHASKLLAEKPISINEVCYESGFNNFSHFSKSFKQYTGKSASQYRNEHKIVIQ; via the coding sequence ATGAAGACGATTGCCCCTGCTCTTGAAGTGATATCTAATTCTTACGGAAGTTCTTTTACGTATACCAAACATGCGGAAAAAACGAACAGTAAGGCGCATTTATGGCATTATCATCCCGAAATTGAGTTGGTTTACATCAATGGGGGAGCAGGTAAAAGACAAATAGGAAGCCATGTTTCGTATTACACCAATGGCAGTTTACTTTTGATAGGGGCCAACCTGCCACATTGTGGTTTTACGAATGAAATGACGGGAAATACAGATGAAACGGTCATTCATATTAAACCTGAATTTTTGGGCAATGATTTTTTTGTAGCACCCGAAATGAAAAAAGTTCGAAATGTTTTGAATCAGTCAAAAGGAGGAATCGCTTTTGGAGGAGAAACGAAGAAAAATGTAGGTAAAAGAATCGAGATGATGGAAAATCAGCTTCCGTTTGAACGTTTACTTACACTTTTAAGTATTTTGGATGAGTTAGATTCATCAGAAGAATATACAGTACTAAATGCGGATGGTTTTTCGTTAGAATTGCAGACTCAGGATAATGATCGAATGAATGTAATCTTTAATTATGTGAAAGATCATTTTCAGGAATCAATTGCCATCGATGAAGTTTCGAATCTGATAAGTATGACAACACCTTCTTTTTGTCGTTACTTTAAAAAAATCTCTAATAAAACGTTTACTGAGTTTGTAAACGAATACCGTTTGGTACATGCTTCAAAGCTTCTGGCAGAAAAACCTATAAGTATCAATGAAGTTTGTTATGAAAGTGGTTTTAATAATTTTAGTCATTTCAGTAAATCTTTTAAACAGTACACCGGTAAAAGTGCATCGCAATACCGCAATGAACATAAAATTGTCATTCAGTAA
- a CDS encoding S9 family peptidase yields MNLKVLTAVCIVISAITANAQSTATKLPGDPTLPSSKESLEKMVSFDKGNFKYKVEDYFAKPNASSFKISPDGQYLSYKEKDKDKKNHVYVKELKTGKITKAIVEKEDLIGSYGWLDKKRLFYTQDKGGNENNHLYAVDIDGKNVKDLTPFEGVTLRYANIIKDTEFVIVTLNKNNKQIFEPYKINFNTGEMTQLYENKNISTPINSYLFDKEGNMRGYTVLENGVTTKTYYKDLETGKFNLIQSTDWKNTFSIIELNDNSKNKDEAYVVTNLDSDKERIVLYDLKKNTIIKEVYSDPVYDVSSINTARKNRNYELDYISYTGVKGITIPVSKFYKEVYSKLSSQFKDKDFSIASSDNNESKLLVFVTSDKLYGKFYEYDTKTKNIKLLYDLMPQLKEEDMAEMRPIEFKSKDGLTIHGYITLPKAALEGKKVPLIVNPHGGPQTIRDDWGFNAEAQLFASRGYATLQVNFRISGGYGKEFQESGYKQIGRKVMDDVEDGVKYVIKQGWVDQSKVAIYGGSHGGYATLMGLIKTPDLYSCGVDYVGVSNIFTFFNSFPEYWKPYKEQLKEIWYDLDNPKEAEIAKEVSPIFQIDKIKKPLFVVQGANDPRVNINESDQIVKAMRAKGFEVPYMVKYDEGHGFHKEPSRIELYKYMLGFFAENFNK; encoded by the coding sequence ATGAATCTTAAAGTCTTAACTGCTGTATGTATTGTCATATCAGCAATTACAGCAAATGCGCAAAGTACTGCGACAAAACTACCGGGTGATCCGACGTTGCCTTCTTCCAAAGAAAGTCTTGAGAAGATGGTCTCTTTTGATAAAGGAAATTTCAAATACAAGGTAGAAGATTATTTCGCAAAACCAAATGCTTCGTCTTTCAAAATTTCACCAGATGGACAATACTTGTCTTATAAAGAAAAAGATAAAGACAAAAAAAATCATGTGTATGTAAAAGAACTGAAAACAGGAAAAATTACAAAAGCTATTGTAGAAAAAGAGGATCTTATTGGAAGTTATGGCTGGCTGGACAAGAAAAGACTATTTTATACACAAGATAAAGGAGGTAACGAAAATAACCATCTTTATGCTGTAGATATTGATGGTAAAAATGTAAAAGACCTAACCCCTTTTGAGGGAGTAACCTTAAGGTACGCTAATATCATCAAGGACACTGAATTCGTTATTGTAACACTCAATAAAAACAACAAACAAATCTTTGAACCCTACAAAATAAACTTCAATACCGGAGAGATGACTCAGCTTTATGAAAATAAAAACATTAGCACCCCTATCAATAGTTATCTTTTTGATAAAGAAGGAAATATGAGAGGCTATACCGTTCTGGAAAATGGTGTAACCACTAAAACATACTATAAAGATTTAGAAACAGGCAAATTTAACCTTATCCAATCAACAGACTGGAAAAATACCTTCAGTATTATCGAACTGAATGATAATTCTAAAAATAAGGATGAAGCCTATGTAGTGACCAACCTTGATAGCGACAAAGAAAGAATTGTATTATACGACCTGAAGAAAAATACAATTATTAAAGAAGTTTATTCGGACCCGGTTTATGATGTAAGCTCCATAAATACCGCCCGTAAAAACAGAAACTATGAACTGGATTACATTAGCTATACTGGCGTAAAAGGAATAACTATACCGGTAAGTAAGTTTTATAAAGAGGTTTACAGTAAACTGTCCTCACAATTTAAAGATAAGGATTTCTCAATTGCATCTTCGGATAACAATGAAAGCAAACTTTTAGTTTTCGTAACAAGCGATAAACTCTATGGAAAGTTTTATGAATATGATACCAAAACAAAAAACATAAAATTGCTTTATGACCTTATGCCCCAGCTGAAAGAAGAAGATATGGCTGAAATGAGACCTATTGAATTTAAAAGCAAGGACGGTTTAACCATTCACGGATATATAACATTACCTAAAGCCGCTTTAGAAGGAAAGAAAGTCCCTTTGATTGTTAATCCTCACGGAGGGCCACAAACGATTAGAGATGATTGGGGTTTTAATGCTGAAGCACAATTGTTTGCCAGTAGAGGATATGCTACATTACAAGTTAATTTTAGAATTTCCGGTGGATATGGGAAAGAATTTCAAGAATCCGGCTATAAACAAATTGGAAGAAAAGTAATGGATGATGTAGAAGATGGAGTAAAATATGTAATAAAACAAGGGTGGGTCGATCAAAGTAAAGTGGCCATTTACGGAGGAAGCCATGGAGGATACGCTACTTTAATGGGATTAATAAAAACACCCGATTTATATTCCTGTGGAGTAGATTATGTAGGGGTTTCCAATATTTTTACCTTTTTTAACTCGTTTCCGGAATACTGGAAGCCTTACAAAGAGCAACTAAAAGAAATATGGTATGACTTGGATAATCCGAAGGAGGCTGAAATAGCTAAAGAAGTTTCTCCAATATTTCAGATCGATAAAATCAAAAAACCTTTATTTGTAGTACAGGGAGCAAATGATCCGAGAGTAAATATCAATGAATCTGATCAGATCGTTAAAGCGATGCGTGCAAAAGGTTTTGAAGTTCCGTATATGGTAAAATACGATGAAGGGCATGGGTTTCATAAAGAACCAAGCAGAATAGAACTCTATAAATACATGTTAGGCTTCTTTGCTGAAAACTTCAATAAGTAG